The following nucleotide sequence is from Mucilaginibacter sp. cycad4.
TGAAAGGTGAAAGGTGAAAGGTGAAAGGTGAAAGGTGAAAGGTGAAAGGTTTCGCCGCTCGCACATAAAAAATAAAGGCAAGAGGTTTCCCTTTTGCCTTTTGTATTTTATAAAGTTTTAGTTATTGATGCAGATAAAAACCTTTGGCCTTTAACCTAAAAACGCCTTTTACCTTAAACAGCTTCTATTTTAAAAGTATAGCTTTCCATAATCAGGTTAGCCAGCAGGTTTTTGCAGGCCTGGTCAACTTTGGCGCTGGCGGCTTCAGCATTTTCAGCTTCTATTTCAAGCGTAATGTGTTTGCCAATGCGCACGTTGTGAATTTCGGCTAAGCCAAGGTTTTTCATGCTACCGGTTACTGCTTTTCCTTGTGGGTCAAGTATTTCTTTTTTTGGCATTACGTCGATTTCAGCCTGGAACTTTGTCATTTGTGAGTTTTGTTTGAATTAGAGATAAGGTGATATAAATAAATATAACCACCGGAACGGCCACAAATTTAAAAAATAGTATGAGTATTGCCGAAAACA
It contains:
- the purS gene encoding phosphoribosylformylglycinamidine synthase subunit PurS produces the protein MTKFQAEIDVMPKKEILDPQGKAVTGSMKNLGLAEIHNVRIGKHITLEIEAENAEAASAKVDQACKNLLANLIMESYTFKIEAV